The following are encoded together in the Candidatus Omnitrophota bacterium genome:
- a CDS encoding divergent polysaccharide deacetylase family protein: protein MRRSSSRADSRYRVIIIILVLIILGQFFAFWILPKAKKEKPKVKLAKKGEIAIVLDDWGYNTSNLELLRSIDMPITLAVLPNLPYSKQVASFANEHGLEVILHLPLEPKEKFRLEDNTLMVSMSQKQAIDILDSGLKDLVYAKGVSNHMGSRATEDRRLVKIIFSHLKENNLYFFDSFVSSESVCAELAGQLNLRFAKRDIFLDNSSNPAYIRGQINKLKAIANKRGYAIGIGHDRKNTLMVLKEIMPVIEKEGFKFVLLSQLIRNERSRY, encoded by the coding sequence ATGAGAAGAAGCAGCTCTAGAGCCGATTCAAGATACAGAGTTATAATAATTATTTTGGTTTTGATTATTTTAGGCCAGTTTTTCGCCTTCTGGATATTGCCAAAGGCTAAGAAGGAGAAACCCAAAGTAAAATTAGCCAAAAAAGGCGAGATTGCCATTGTGCTGGATGATTGGGGTTATAATACCAGCAACCTTGAATTACTCCGCTCGATAGATATGCCGATTACTCTGGCTGTGCTGCCAAACCTTCCTTATTCAAAGCAAGTTGCAAGTTTCGCTAATGAGCATGGTCTTGAAGTCATACTGCACCTGCCTTTAGAACCTAAGGAAAAATTCAGGTTGGAGGATAATACACTGATGGTTTCTATGAGCCAGAAGCAGGCTATTGATATATTGGATTCCGGCCTTAAAGATCTTGTTTATGCTAAAGGTGTTTCAAATCATATGGGTTCCAGGGCTACTGAAGATAGGAGATTGGTAAAAATAATATTCAGCCATTTAAAAGAAAATAATCTTTATTTCTTTGACAGTTTTGTTTCCTCTGAATCTGTTTGTGCAGAGTTAGCCGGCCAGCTTAATTTGCGTTTTGCAAAAAGGGATATATTCCTTGATAATTCAAGCAATCCGGCATATATAAGAGGCCAGATAAACAAGCTTAAGGCAATAGCAAATAAAAGAGGCTATGCAATAGGTATTGGCCATGATAGGAAAAATACTTTGATGGTACTGAAGGAGATCATGCCTGTTATCGAAAAAGAAGGCTTTAAATTTGTTTTACTTTCACAACTGATAAGAAATGAACGTTCTCGGTATTGA
- the tsaD gene encoding tRNA (adenosine(37)-N6)-threonylcarbamoyltransferase complex transferase subunit TsaD, whose translation MNVLGIETSCDETAASVVRDGAKILSNVVSSSLEFHKKYGGIIPEIAFRKQLETIQQVSDTAVNKAKMKLRDIGLISVTSCPGLFGSLIVGNMFAKTLSYSLNIPLIEVDHLYGHVYASFLNEPAPKFPLVALVVSGGHTSLFLAKDFDNFKLLGATLDDASGEAFDKVAKILGLGYPGGPVIEKIAHGGNGSKIRFKCCDTKRPLDFSFSGIKTAVLYYVRKNKKLSRNDVKDIAASFQESVVNALAQKAFLCCNINRVKNLVVAGGVAANGKLRETFLRSAKVNNINIYFPPKSLCTDNASMIAGLGYQLYRKRKNRKKGDVL comes from the coding sequence ATGAACGTTCTCGGTATTGAAACTTCTTGTGATGAAACCGCTGCTTCTGTAGTCAGGGATGGCGCTAAGATATTATCTAATGTAGTCAGTTCGAGCTTAGAGTTCCATAAGAAATACGGCGGGATAATCCCTGAAATAGCTTTTCGTAAACAGCTTGAGACGATCCAACAGGTCTCTGATACCGCTGTTAATAAAGCAAAGATGAAGCTGCGGGATATTGGACTAATAAGCGTTACTTCCTGCCCTGGCTTATTCGGATCTTTGATAGTCGGGAACATGTTTGCTAAAACATTAAGCTATAGTTTAAATATTCCGTTGATAGAGGTCGATCATTTATATGGCCATGTTTATGCAAGTTTTTTGAATGAACCTGCGCCTAAATTCCCATTAGTCGCCCTGGTGGTTTCGGGAGGGCATACAAGCCTGTTCTTAGCCAAAGATTTCGATAATTTTAAACTTTTAGGTGCGACTTTAGATGATGCTTCAGGGGAAGCTTTTGACAAAGTAGCCAAGATACTTGGCTTGGGATATCCGGGCGGGCCGGTCATTGAAAAAATTGCTCACGGGGGTAATGGTTCAAAGATAAGGTTCAAATGTTGTGATACAAAGCGTCCATTAGATTTTAGTTTCAGCGGGATAAAAACAGCTGTTTTGTATTATGTCAGGAAAAATAAAAAATTAAGCCGTAATGACGTAAAAGACATCGCTGCTTCTTTTCAGGAATCGGTTGTTAATGCGCTGGCTCAAAAAGCTTTTTTATGCTGTAATATAAACAGGGTAAAGAACCTTGTAGTGGCTGGCGGGGTCGCTGCTAATGGTAAACTCAGGGAAACTTTTTTACGTTCAGCCAAAGTAAATAATATTAATATTTATTTTCCTCCTAAGTCGCTTTGTACCGATAATGCTTCCATGATTGCAGGTTTAGGCTATCAGCTTTACAGAAAAAGAAAGAATAGAAAGAAAGGGGATGTTTTATGA
- a CDS encoding helix-turn-helix domain-containing protein produces MAFSNKKKIEEKILDVDASMQGSLTFKDPVNLRINGRFEGNLDVRGSLTIGQTAGIIGDIIGDNIIVGGKIKGRITARERLTLLPTAMVEGDVFPAKLNIAEGAILEGRCAMLHDFLNAEELARYLEVDLNSIMEWANSGKVPALKEGEGWKFERKEIDSWIASGKVGR; encoded by the coding sequence ATGGCATTTAGTAATAAGAAGAAAATTGAAGAAAAAATATTAGATGTCGATGCCTCTATGCAAGGCAGCCTCACTTTTAAGGACCCGGTTAATTTGCGTATCAATGGCAGGTTTGAGGGCAACCTCGATGTAAGGGGAAGCTTAACTATCGGTCAGACAGCCGGCATAATCGGCGATATAATCGGGGATAATATTATCGTCGGAGGCAAAATTAAAGGCAGGATTACCGCCAGGGAAAGGCTTACGCTTTTGCCGACTGCAATGGTTGAAGGCGATGTTTTTCCGGCAAAATTAAATATTGCTGAAGGTGCGATACTTGAAGGCCGGTGCGCGATGCTGCATGATTTTCTTAATGCCGAAGAGCTGGCTAGGTATCTTGAGGTGGATTTAAACTCTATTATGGAATGGGCAAATTCCGGCAAGGTCCCGGCGCTTAAAGAAGGCGAAGGGTGGAAGTTTGAAAGAAAAGAAATTGATTCCTGGATAGCTTCCGGTAAGGTTGGCAGGTAA
- a CDS encoding S41 family peptidase, whose amino-acid sequence MHKKIVVFIFLVAAVLTAVSLVCSGTVRNKKPDLFKQVQLFSDALVLVQTDYVDETNPKDIIYGAISGMISSLDTHSQFLDPDTYNELKVETEGKFGGLGIELTIKDGLLTIVTPIEDTPAWKAGIKPQDKIVKINDEITRDMNLTDAVKKLRGNPGEAVKISVLRESEKKILDFNIVRGIIKIKDIKDAKIIDNGIGYIRVVEFRENTARDFKSALDKLSKEGMNALILDLRNNPGGLLDVAVDVADNFLEKGKMIVYTKGRKPSQNLEFTSQNANALKDLPIVVIINEGSASGSEIVAAAFQDNKRAIILGTKSFGKGSVQTVIPLGENCALRLTTSRYFTPSGKQIHGEGVIPDIIVENGRKVDVQEPGVEGVKAEEIFEKIEKKEGVKKDPAGEYKDDTQLMRAIDILKALKIYEKKQL is encoded by the coding sequence ATGCATAAAAAGATAGTTGTATTTATATTCCTGGTGGCCGCAGTCCTTACGGCTGTAAGTTTGGTTTGCTCCGGGACCGTTAGAAATAAGAAACCGGATTTATTTAAACAGGTTCAGCTTTTTTCGGATGCACTGGTGCTAGTCCAGACCGATTATGTGGATGAAACAAACCCCAAGGACATTATTTACGGAGCAATTTCAGGGATGATCTCTTCTCTTGATACGCACAGCCAATTTCTCGACCCGGATACTTATAATGAACTGAAAGTTGAAACAGAGGGGAAGTTCGGCGGCCTTGGCATTGAGCTGACTATAAAAGACGGATTACTGACAATAGTAACCCCCATTGAAGATACTCCTGCCTGGAAAGCGGGGATTAAGCCTCAGGATAAAATAGTCAAGATTAACGATGAAATAACCAGGGATATGAATTTGACAGATGCCGTTAAGAAATTACGGGGCAACCCGGGAGAAGCGGTTAAAATATCAGTATTGAGGGAATCAGAGAAAAAGATATTAGATTTCAATATCGTAAGGGGGATAATAAAAATCAAGGATATAAAGGATGCCAAAATAATAGATAACGGTATCGGCTATATCAGGGTGGTAGAATTCAGGGAAAATACTGCCAGGGATTTTAAATCGGCGCTGGACAAGTTATCTAAAGAGGGGATGAATGCGCTTATACTTGATTTAAGAAACAATCCCGGCGGGCTTTTGGACGTGGCCGTAGACGTAGCTGATAATTTTCTAGAGAAGGGCAAGATGATTGTATATACTAAAGGCCGTAAGCCTTCCCAAAATCTTGAATTTACTTCCCAGAATGCAAATGCGTTAAAAGATCTTCCGATTGTGGTCATAATAAATGAAGGCTCTGCCTCCGGAAGCGAAATAGTTGCTGCGGCGTTTCAGGATAATAAAAGAGCAATAATTCTGGGTACTAAGTCTTTCGGGAAAGGCTCGGTCCAGACTGTCATACCTTTAGGCGAAAACTGCGCCTTAAGGTTAACCACCAGCCGTTATTTTACGCCTTCAGGCAAACAGATACACGGTGAAGGTGTAATACCGGATATTATAGTAGAGAACGGCCGTAAGGTGGATGTGCAAGAGCCCGGAGTAGAAGGCGTAAAAGCCGAGGAAATATTTGAGAAGATAGAAAAGAAAGAAGGCGTTAAAAAAGATCCCGCAGGAGAATATAAAGACGATACTCAACTTATGCGTGCCATAGATATTCTTAAGGCACTTAAAATTTATGAGAAGAAGCAGCTCTAG
- a CDS encoding cellobiose phosphorylase — protein sequence MKKNTARKPKYQLTENGEFVIENYNFSRPFANFFPGIAGKYGIPMWVFYVNRGQCISSFGTKDKDNAILEFFPANKSWQFVSSCGFRTFLKTSKSGKTVFYEPFHNGAANIGFDLSNKMLISSSGLRLEEVNKTLGLHIMIDYFTIPQDSFAGLARIITVRNTTGKKQSLHIADGLPQIIPYGTNNFFLKKLGRTIEAWMRAENTENKAPFYRLTVDPTDRPEVIHIKEGNFCVSFHYENSKTKATLLDTIVDPAVIFNDNTDFSYPAGFLKNDKPEKINNNEVYSKTPSALFTAKIELAGGKEKSFYSVFGYMRSKDILNANISRMTKPGYLEAKKEENQKIINELQDNVNTKSSSREFNLYVKQTYLDNILRGGYPALFKSKKTDSLFYIYSRKHGDLERDYNRFHLHPTYFSQGNGNYRDVNQNRRCDSWLYPGIGEENITTFLNLIQTDGFNPLVVKGSVFCLDSKDGLKSYLQNITESNKTSQILQLLSSNFSPGDIILYLHENNIKLRVSYDEFLANLLSYCTKLQEAEHGEGFWIDHWHYNLDLLENYLGVFPENLEELIFKKRIFTYFDNTEVVKPRSEKYILRNGLCKQLHSIAADTYKKELIRKRGEFPNLARNNYGKGEIHKTTLINKLLCLLVNKTSSLDPFGVGIEMEADKPNWFDSLNGLPALFGSSSCETFEVKRLALFIITVLNKSSVDRLALTQEIWEFISTINGLISAYFQDNSADKDYSYWDMATTAKESYRELTKLGFSGKEVEIERQKILEIIENFLKKINDACLKAKDKKSKLINSYFINEVVNFTPLKDNGFKPIKFTQKPLPLFLEGQMHALRLAENRNDALALIESVKKSGLFDKKLKMYKVTASLESMPEEIGRCRVFNPGWLENESIWLHMEYKYLLEMMKNGFYDEFYRDFKNVFIPFQDPERYGRSVLENSSFIVSSAFPDKRLHGNGFVARLSGSTVELINIWLIMSIGKEPFFLDNNKNLNLRLEPILPGWLFDKNGYYVFNFLSKTNITYYNKNKKDTFGKGGAQVKSIILYSNGKKIVEIRSNIITSPFASQIRSNKIDKIEAFLT from the coding sequence ATGAAGAAAAACACCGCAAGAAAACCAAAATACCAACTTACCGAAAATGGCGAATTCGTCATAGAGAACTATAACTTTTCGCGTCCTTTTGCCAATTTCTTCCCCGGAATTGCCGGAAAGTATGGCATCCCGATGTGGGTTTTTTATGTAAACAGGGGCCAATGCATAAGCAGTTTCGGCACTAAAGACAAAGATAACGCAATCCTTGAATTCTTCCCTGCCAACAAAAGCTGGCAGTTTGTCTCATCCTGCGGGTTTCGCACTTTTTTAAAAACCAGCAAGTCCGGCAAAACAGTATTCTATGAACCTTTCCATAACGGTGCGGCAAATATAGGCTTTGATCTTTCAAATAAAATGCTTATATCAAGCTCCGGCTTAAGGCTCGAAGAAGTCAACAAAACACTTGGGTTGCATATAATGATCGATTATTTTACCATTCCGCAAGATAGCTTTGCAGGACTGGCCAGGATTATTACAGTCAGAAACACCACCGGAAAAAAACAATCGCTACACATCGCAGACGGCCTTCCCCAAATCATACCTTATGGCACGAACAATTTTTTCCTGAAAAAGCTGGGCCGCACGATTGAAGCCTGGATGAGGGCTGAAAACACTGAAAACAAAGCTCCTTTTTACAGGCTGACAGTAGATCCGACAGACAGGCCTGAGGTAATTCATATAAAAGAAGGTAATTTCTGCGTTTCATTCCATTATGAAAATAGTAAAACTAAAGCAACTCTTTTAGACACAATCGTAGACCCGGCTGTTATTTTCAACGATAATACCGACTTTTCTTATCCTGCCGGATTCCTGAAAAATGATAAGCCAGAAAAAATAAATAATAACGAAGTATACAGTAAAACTCCTTCAGCATTATTTACGGCCAAAATCGAATTAGCCGGGGGCAAGGAAAAATCTTTCTATAGCGTCTTTGGATACATGCGCAGCAAGGATATCCTAAACGCAAACATATCCAGAATGACAAAACCCGGATATCTCGAGGCAAAAAAGGAAGAAAACCAGAAGATAATAAATGAACTGCAAGACAACGTTAACACTAAAAGTTCATCCAGGGAATTTAATCTCTACGTGAAACAAACATATCTTGATAATATCCTCCGCGGCGGGTACCCTGCGTTATTTAAATCCAAGAAAACTGACTCGCTTTTTTATATCTACTCAAGAAAGCACGGCGACCTTGAAAGGGACTATAACAGGTTTCATTTGCATCCTACATATTTTTCCCAAGGAAACGGTAATTACAGAGATGTAAATCAAAACCGCAGGTGTGACAGCTGGCTTTATCCGGGTATCGGAGAAGAAAATATTACTACTTTCTTGAATTTGATCCAAACAGACGGCTTCAATCCCCTGGTAGTAAAAGGCTCTGTTTTCTGCCTTGACTCTAAAGACGGATTAAAATCTTATTTACAAAACATAACCGAAAGCAATAAAACCAGCCAGATACTTCAATTATTAAGCTCAAATTTTTCTCCCGGAGATATAATTTTGTATTTACATGAGAATAATATCAAATTAAGAGTCTCTTACGACGAATTCTTGGCTAATTTATTATCTTACTGTACTAAACTCCAGGAAGCCGAACACGGAGAAGGTTTCTGGATAGACCATTGGCATTATAATCTTGACCTTTTAGAAAACTATCTCGGCGTGTTCCCTGAAAACCTCGAAGAGTTGATTTTTAAGAAAAGAATATTTACATATTTTGATAATACTGAAGTCGTCAAGCCCAGGTCCGAAAAATACATATTAAGAAACGGGCTTTGCAAACAGCTGCATTCTATAGCTGCAGATACATACAAAAAGGAACTCATACGTAAAAGGGGCGAATTTCCGAATCTAGCAAGAAACAACTATGGTAAAGGAGAGATCCACAAGACTACACTCATAAATAAATTATTATGCCTCTTAGTGAACAAAACATCCTCTCTTGATCCTTTCGGCGTAGGCATCGAAATGGAAGCTGATAAACCGAATTGGTTCGACTCGCTGAACGGCCTGCCTGCGCTGTTTGGCTCATCTTCATGCGAAACTTTTGAAGTAAAAAGATTGGCTTTATTTATAATAACCGTACTTAATAAGAGCTCTGTAGACAGACTGGCCCTGACTCAAGAAATCTGGGAATTTATTTCAACGATAAACGGCCTCATATCTGCTTACTTCCAAGATAACTCAGCTGACAAGGATTATAGCTATTGGGATATGGCAACTACTGCCAAAGAAAGTTACAGAGAGCTTACTAAGCTCGGATTCAGCGGGAAAGAAGTGGAGATCGAGAGACAAAAGATCCTGGAGATAATCGAAAACTTCCTGAAGAAAATCAATGATGCTTGTTTAAAAGCAAAAGATAAGAAATCAAAATTAATAAATTCCTACTTTATAAACGAAGTTGTTAATTTTACCCCTTTAAAAGATAACGGCTTTAAACCAATAAAATTCACACAGAAGCCGTTACCTTTGTTTCTTGAAGGCCAGATGCACGCACTAAGATTAGCCGAGAATAGAAACGATGCTTTAGCTCTTATCGAGTCAGTTAAAAAAAGCGGGTTGTTTGACAAAAAACTAAAGATGTATAAAGTAACTGCATCCCTTGAATCTATGCCTGAAGAAATCGGCAGATGCAGGGTTTTTAATCCCGGTTGGCTTGAAAATGAGTCTATTTGGCTGCATATGGAATATAAATATCTGCTTGAAATGATGAAAAATGGTTTTTATGATGAATTCTACCGGGATTTTAAGAATGTATTTATACCCTTTCAGGACCCGGAACGATATGGCAGAAGCGTACTGGAAAACTCTTCATTCATCGTAAGCAGCGCCTTTCCGGATAAAAGATTGCATGGGAATGGCTTTGTCGCCAGGCTTTCAGGTTCCACAGTTGAGCTTATCAATATTTGGTTAATAATGAGTATCGGTAAGGAGCCTTTCTTCTTAGACAATAATAAGAATTTAAACCTGCGCCTTGAGCCCATACTACCTGGCTGGCTTTTTGATAAGAACGGTTATTATGTTTTCAATTTCCTAAGCAAAACAAATATCACTTACTATAATAAAAATAAAAAAGATACTTTTGGTAAAGGAGGCGCGCAAGTAAAAAGTATCATCCTTTACTCTAACGGGAAAAAAATCGTTGAAATCCGCTCGAATATTATAACCTCTCCTTTTGCTTCTCAAATCCGCTCCAATAAAATTGACAAAATAGAAGCATTTTTAACATAA
- the gatC gene encoding Asp-tRNA(Asn)/Glu-tRNA(Gln) amidotransferase subunit GatC, whose translation MAKSNQITKDTVAYLAHLARIELKNDELDKLSGQLEDILEFINKLKNLNTRDVSPTSHILPISNVLRKDTVVPSLPAKKALTNAPAEQEGFFSVPKIIE comes from the coding sequence ATGGCAAAATCAAACCAGATTACAAAAGATACAGTCGCTTATTTAGCCCATCTTGCCCGAATCGAGCTGAAAAATGATGAATTAGATAAGCTGTCCGGACAGTTGGAAGATATCCTTGAATTTATCAATAAGCTGAAGAATTTAAATACAAGGGATGTCAGCCCGACCAGCCATATCTTGCCTATCAGCAATGTATTACGCAAAGATACAGTAGTTCCTTCTTTGCCGGCCAAAAAAGCATTAACAAATGCTCCGGCAGAGCAAGAGGGTTTCTTCTCTGTTCCTAAAATTATCGAATAA
- a CDS encoding MgtC/SapB family protein has translation MISDNEVMVRLFLSMLLGGLIGLERQAHRRSAGLRTHIMVSLGSCLIMLTSIYVFDIYMTKANVDPGRIAAGVITGIGFLGAGAILREREGVKGLTTAASLWVVAAIGLATGCGFLVASLFTTALSLIVLLILRYLEQKIID, from the coding sequence ATGATCTCGGATAATGAAGTCATGGTCCGTTTGTTTTTATCTATGCTTTTAGGCGGCCTCATAGGGTTAGAGCGGCAGGCGCATCGCCGTTCAGCAGGGTTACGTACTCATATAATGGTCTCCCTGGGGTCATGCCTTATAATGTTGACATCTATCTATGTTTTTGATATATATATGACTAAAGCAAATGTTGACCCCGGCCGGATTGCCGCGGGAGTAATCACCGGTATAGGATTCTTAGGCGCAGGAGCTATTTTACGGGAAAGAGAAGGAGTAAAGGGGCTTACTACTGCTGCCAGCCTTTGGGTGGTTGCGGCCATAGGCTTGGCCACGGGATGCGGATTTTTGGTTGCCAGCCTTTTCACAACGGCGTTAAGTTTGATAGTTTTGCTGATTCTGAGATATTTAGAACAAAAGATAATCGATTAA
- the gatB gene encoding Asp-tRNA(Asn)/Glu-tRNA(Gln) amidotransferase subunit GatB, producing the protein MEYETVIGLEVHLHLNTRTKAFCGCSTEFGKEPNSQTCPVCLGLPGSLPVFNETVLDYAIKVALALNCSIQEYTKFDRKNYFYPDLPKNYQISQYDLPLAKEGYLEVDVDGKVKKIRIIRVHMEEDAGKLVHRQETSLVDYNRGGVPLLEIVSYPDISSPDEAYEYLSSLKSTIEYLNVSDCDMEKGSLRCDANISIRKKGQEKLGVKAELKNMNSFKAVREALAYEIQRQAGCLDSGKSVIQETRLWDAKLSKTISMRTKEEAQDYRYFPEPDLPPFIISSSKIKEVAKSIPELPPQRMVRMMHEYGLSEYDARIIVSSKEFADLSEDMIKEYPGKDKKPIVNWITGPILAGANSLGIQPHRLDIPGGIPELIGLVKSVEEAKISNLTAKAVFNESLSNGKACSRIIAEKNLFQISDSSVLDKAIDEVIVSNEKSVSDYKNGKSNAVMFLVGQVMRKTQGKANPKVVQEMLKRRLENA; encoded by the coding sequence ATGGAATATGAAACAGTAATAGGGTTAGAAGTTCACCTGCATTTAAACACCAGGACAAAGGCTTTTTGCGGGTGCAGCACAGAGTTTGGTAAAGAGCCGAATTCTCAGACATGTCCTGTATGTTTGGGGCTGCCCGGTTCCTTGCCCGTATTTAATGAAACAGTCCTGGATTATGCTATCAAGGTGGCTTTAGCTTTGAATTGCAGTATACAGGAGTATACCAAGTTCGACCGTAAAAACTATTTTTATCCCGATCTGCCTAAGAATTACCAGATTTCACAATATGATTTGCCTTTAGCAAAAGAGGGGTATTTGGAAGTTGACGTAGATGGGAAGGTAAAGAAAATACGGATAATAAGGGTGCATATGGAAGAGGATGCCGGTAAACTTGTCCATCGCCAAGAAACAAGCCTTGTTGATTATAACAGGGGCGGAGTCCCTTTGCTTGAGATTGTAAGCTATCCGGATATCTCAAGCCCTGACGAAGCTTATGAATATTTGAGTTCGCTAAAAAGCACGATAGAATATTTGAATGTTTCTGATTGCGATATGGAGAAAGGTTCTCTGCGTTGCGATGCCAATATTTCCATCAGGAAAAAAGGCCAGGAGAAATTAGGGGTTAAGGCAGAATTAAAAAACATGAATTCTTTTAAAGCGGTAAGAGAAGCTCTCGCATATGAAATTCAGCGGCAGGCAGGCTGCCTCGATAGCGGCAAATCCGTAATACAAGAAACAAGGCTTTGGGATGCCAAGTTATCAAAAACCATATCTATGAGGACTAAGGAGGAAGCCCAGGATTACAGGTATTTTCCTGAGCCTGATTTACCTCCTTTTATAATATCTTCATCCAAAATAAAAGAGGTTGCAAAATCAATACCCGAACTTCCGCCTCAGAGGATGGTTAGGATGATGCATGAGTATGGTTTATCTGAATATGATGCCAGGATAATCGTTTCTTCAAAAGAATTCGCTGACCTGTCCGAGGATATGATTAAGGAATATCCCGGCAAAGATAAAAAACCTATTGTCAACTGGATAACAGGGCCTATTCTGGCTGGAGCAAATAGTTTGGGTATCCAGCCGCATAGATTGGATATCCCCGGAGGTATCCCGGAATTAATAGGTCTTGTTAAATCGGTGGAAGAAGCCAAAATATCAAATCTTACCGCAAAAGCAGTTTTCAACGAATCTTTAAGCAATGGAAAGGCTTGTTCTAGGATAATCGCTGAAAAGAATTTATTCCAGATCTCTGATTCTTCTGTTCTTGATAAGGCAATTGATGAAGTCATTGTTTCAAATGAGAAATCCGTTAGTGATTATAAAAACGGTAAATCTAATGCTGTAATGTTCCTGGTCGGGCAAGTCATGAGAAAGACCCAGGGTAAAGCTAATCCTAAAGTCGTTCAGGAGATGCTTAAGCGGAGGTTAGAAAATGCATAA
- the gatA gene encoding Asp-tRNA(Asn)/Glu-tRNA(Gln) amidotransferase subunit GatA, with product MGLSQHTANSLLNQIKSSKISSEDIISDLINKIADTDGKVKAYVRTHDLKAVDLAGCVSETVIKGVPVSIKDNICTEGQLTECCSAILKNFKPPYDATVVKKLKAAGVPVLNFKTNMDEFAFGSSTENSCFGPTSNPWDLKSVPGGSSGGSAAAVAADEAIWALGSDTGGSIRQPASFCGVVGLKPTYGRVSRYGLIAFASSLDQIGPITKDVTDSAILANIISGYDPNDSTSVDAPVPDFTKALVKDVKGMKVGIPKEYFVEGLDIEVKKAVEEAIKKLDSLGVECSQVSLPHTEYAVPVYYIIATAEASSNLARFDGVQYGLRARAEDIKESGIISMYKNTRGLGFGQEAKRRVILGTFVLSHGYYDAYYLGALKVRTLIKLDFDKVFKDFDCIVTPTSPTTAFKIGEKIEDPLKMYLSDIYTISANLAGIPAISVPCGFSKSGMPIGMQILSRHFNEEALFRLAFAYEQSSQWHTMKPKIK from the coding sequence ATGGGATTAAGCCAGCATACCGCAAATTCATTATTAAATCAGATAAAAAGCAGTAAAATTAGCTCTGAGGATATTATCTCAGATCTAATTAATAAGATTGCAGATACCGATGGCAAGGTCAAAGCTTATGTCAGGACGCATGATTTAAAGGCAGTTGATTTAGCTGGTTGTGTTAGTGAAACTGTAATTAAGGGAGTCCCTGTTTCTATCAAGGATAATATTTGTACCGAAGGCCAGCTTACTGAATGTTGTTCAGCAATACTAAAAAATTTCAAGCCTCCGTATGATGCCACGGTAGTTAAGAAACTGAAAGCCGCAGGTGTCCCTGTATTGAACTTTAAGACAAACATGGATGAATTTGCTTTTGGTTCCTCTACAGAGAATTCGTGTTTCGGCCCAACATCAAACCCGTGGGATTTGAAGTCTGTTCCTGGAGGTTCCTCCGGGGGGTCAGCTGCTGCTGTAGCCGCTGATGAGGCTATATGGGCTTTAGGGTCTGATACAGGAGGTTCTATCAGACAGCCGGCTTCTTTCTGCGGAGTAGTAGGCCTTAAACCTACCTATGGGAGGGTTTCTCGATACGGCCTGATTGCTTTTGCTTCCAGCCTTGACCAGATCGGGCCGATTACCAAGGATGTTACTGACTCGGCTATCCTGGCCAATATAATATCCGGTTATGATCCCAATGATTCAACTTCTGTTGATGCCCCTGTGCCTGATTTTACCAAAGCACTTGTAAAAGACGTAAAAGGCATGAAGGTAGGGATACCTAAAGAATATTTTGTCGAGGGCCTTGATATTGAAGTCAAGAAAGCAGTTGAAGAAGCAATTAAAAAGCTGGATTCTCTTGGAGTGGAATGCAGCCAGGTCTCCTTACCGCACACAGAATATGCTGTTCCCGTATATTATATAATTGCTACCGCAGAGGCCAGTTCAAATTTAGCGCGTTTTGACGGAGTGCAGTATGGGCTTCGGGCAAGGGCCGAAGATATCAAAGAATCAGGCATTATCAGCATGTATAAGAATACCAGGGGTCTTGGATTTGGACAGGAGGCTAAACGCAGGGTTATCCTCGGGACATTTGTTTTATCTCACGGTTACTATGATGCTTATTATCTCGGGGCATTAAAAGTAAGGACGCTTATAAAACTTGACTTTGACAAGGTTTTCAAAGATTTTGATTGTATAGTTACTCCGACATCGCCGACAACAGCTTTTAAAATAGGAGAAAAAATAGAGGATCCTTTAAAAATGTATCTTAGCGATATATATACAATATCGGCTAACCTGGCCGGCATACCCGCCATATCAGTTCCTTGTGGTTTTAGTAAAAGCGGTATGCCTATTGGCATGCAAATATTGAGCAGGCATTTTAACGAAGAAGCTTTATTCAGGCTGGCATTTGCTTATGAACAGAGCAGTCAATGGCACACGATGAAGCCAAAAATAAAATAA